A genomic stretch from Candidatus Poribacteria bacterium includes:
- a CDS encoding competence/damage-inducible protein A → MNKENRVAIELFSIGTELVLGQIQDTNAHWIAQQILQIGGELRRVTMLRDNREEMSEALDSAIERETSLILTTGGLGPTPDDMTVAVVSSLIDTTSVVNEETVAEYRRRRGMSENDVINEALMKMATVPETAVVLQNPAGWAPCISVAHKSSTIMMMPGPPREMKAIFETHIQPLIAERYRAEITTTRVHVNMFEAEVSPLMQKVMERYPDVYLKAYVALREADGDKMPVDLVSTSTDKADAETQLELATSYFQELVVEAGKFLILPS, encoded by the coding sequence ATAAACAAGGAGAATCGAGTGGCAATTGAACTGTTTTCGATCGGCACGGAGTTAGTACTTGGTCAGATTCAGGACACCAACGCTCACTGGATTGCACAGCAAATCCTCCAGATTGGTGGGGAACTGAGGCGAGTCACAATGCTACGCGACAATCGCGAGGAGATGTCCGAGGCATTGGATTCGGCAATAGAACGGGAAACATCGCTTATTCTTACAACAGGGGGTCTTGGACCTACACCTGACGATATGACCGTTGCGGTGGTGTCTTCACTCATCGACACGACCTCTGTAGTGAACGAAGAAACCGTCGCCGAATATCGGAGACGCCGAGGGATGTCAGAGAACGATGTCATCAATGAAGCCTTGATGAAAATGGCGACTGTACCGGAAACGGCTGTCGTCTTGCAGAATCCTGCAGGATGGGCACCCTGTATCAGCGTGGCACACAAGTCTTCTACCATCATGATGATGCCCGGTCCACCGCGCGAGATGAAGGCAATTTTTGAAACCCATATTCAACCGCTGATCGCAGAACGTTACCGGGCAGAAATTACAACGACGCGGGTGCACGTCAATATGTTTGAAGCCGAAGTTTCACCACTCATGCAGAAAGTGATGGAACGCTACCCAGATGTCTATCTAAAGGCGTATGTCGCTCTCCGCGAAGCGGATGGGGACAAAATGCCGGTCGATCTTGTTTCAACAAGCACGGACAAAGCGGATGCCGAAACGCAATTGGAACTCGCTACGTCTTACTTCCAAGAACTTGTCGTTGAAGCAGGCAAATTTTTAATTTTACCTTCTTAA
- the infA gene encoding translation initiation factor IF-1: MDTEVQSEGEEQTSSAKKDKIEVEGTVVEPLPNAMFRVELENKHQILAHISGRMRKFFIKILPGDKVTVELSPYDLTRGRITYRKK; this comes from the coding sequence TTGGATACTGAAGTCCAATCCGAAGGCGAAGAGCAAACCTCCTCCGCTAAAAAGGATAAAATAGAGGTGGAAGGCACGGTCGTGGAACCCTTACCCAACGCGATGTTTCGCGTGGAATTGGAAAATAAGCATCAGATTCTCGCACATATTTCCGGCAGAATGCGGAAATTCTTCATCAAAATTTTGCCCGGTGATAAGGTGACTGTAGAACTCTCGCCTTACGATCTTACACGGGGTCGTATTACCTACCGGAAAAAGTAG
- a CDS encoding prolyl oligopeptidase family serine peptidase yields MYYEQERDTLAFSHQLYAETPRQLAFQATSITEAEAWQRELRAKLIELVGGFPQETCDLHPQVLDSCEFPTYFRETVEFQSRPHANIFGYFLSPKPLDSSTPNPTILCLAGHGRGVDDIVGIEEDGTLRSEYGGYQNDFALQCVANGYTVLAIEQFGFGHRRDPIAHEKGGGSSSCQPSAGAALLLGYTMVGWRVYDAMRALDYLATRPEVDMNRIGVMGISGGGTTTFFTAAIDERVKAAIVSGYFNTFRDSILSLSHCIDNYIPNVLQYAEMYDIAGLIAPRPLFVESGTEDTIFPIEATRFAVNAAKAIYKCFDAEDKLDLEVFDAGHSFHGVGAFDFLKQVL; encoded by the coding sequence ATGTATTATGAACAGGAACGAGATACATTAGCATTTTCGCATCAATTATATGCGGAGACCCCGCGTCAACTCGCATTTCAGGCGACGAGCATTACAGAGGCAGAAGCCTGGCAGCGCGAACTCCGGGCAAAACTTATCGAATTAGTGGGTGGTTTTCCGCAGGAAACCTGCGACCTACACCCCCAAGTGCTGGATTCTTGCGAATTTCCGACCTATTTCCGCGAGACGGTGGAGTTTCAGAGTCGTCCACACGCCAATATTTTCGGGTATTTCCTTTCTCCGAAGCCTCTCGACAGTTCAACCCCAAACCCAACGATCCTTTGCTTAGCAGGGCACGGGCGCGGTGTAGATGATATTGTCGGAATCGAGGAAGATGGCACCCTGCGATCAGAATATGGCGGTTATCAGAACGACTTCGCGCTCCAATGCGTAGCAAACGGGTACACCGTGCTTGCCATTGAACAATTCGGGTTTGGTCACCGACGGGATCCGATTGCGCATGAGAAGGGTGGTGGGAGTTCTTCATGTCAACCGAGTGCTGGTGCTGCGCTCCTCTTAGGCTATACGATGGTAGGATGGCGGGTTTACGATGCGATGCGCGCCCTTGACTATCTGGCAACGCGCCCGGAGGTCGACATGAACCGCATCGGCGTGATGGGAATATCTGGCGGTGGTACAACGACCTTCTTCACTGCCGCAATTGATGAACGTGTCAAGGCAGCCATTGTGAGCGGTTACTTCAACACGTTTCGGGACAGTATCCTGAGCCTCAGCCATTGTATAGACAATTATATACCAAATGTGCTACAATATGCGGAAATGTACGACATCGCAGGGTTGATCGCACCGCGCCCCCTGTTCGTTGAATCCGGTACGGAAGACACAATCTTTCCAATTGAAGCCACCCGTTTTGCGGTTAACGCGGCAAAAGCAATTTACAAATGCTTCGATGCTGAAGACAAATTAGACCTTGAAGTATTTGATGCAGGACACAGTTTCCACGGTGTTGGCGCATTTGACTTTCTTAAACAGGTGCTATAA
- a CDS encoding Gfo/Idh/MocA family oxidoreductase, giving the protein MNTKIGIGIISFAHGHANAYCNQMQTFDDVELVACWDDNVERGEAAATQYDMRYSPHLEDITNHPEIHAVIVTCETNRHAEMVVAAASDGKDILCQKPMALTLEDCDRIAEIVEKTGVKFMMGHQMRRDPANIAMKELIDSGVLGKIGVLRRRHCINALFSEAFVTGPSRWHIDPKKNMGMFMDDASHATDFIHWMLGKPTRVIAEIDNILTDVAPDDTGLAVYRFAGGEMAILLNTSVTLAGENTTEIYGDEGVVIQNYGDAPSCNIPRPADAVALKLYTRDEPLWKDLGIPIPAGHGERIGGVPRPFIDCLKNGTDPDVTAEDGRVAVEMVLGAYRSAQEGRRVTFPL; this is encoded by the coding sequence ATGAACACGAAAATTGGTATCGGCATCATCAGCTTCGCACACGGACACGCCAACGCATACTGCAACCAGATGCAGACGTTTGACGATGTTGAACTCGTTGCGTGTTGGGACGATAATGTTGAACGCGGAGAAGCCGCGGCAACGCAATACGACATGCGTTACTCGCCGCACCTTGAAGATATTACTAACCACCCGGAGATTCACGCTGTTATCGTGACGTGTGAAACGAATCGACACGCCGAGATGGTGGTCGCAGCAGCATCCGATGGGAAGGACATCCTCTGCCAAAAACCGATGGCTCTCACCTTGGAAGATTGTGATCGCATTGCCGAGATCGTCGAGAAGACGGGTGTGAAATTTATGATGGGTCATCAGATGCGACGCGATCCAGCAAACATCGCAATGAAAGAACTCATTGACAGCGGTGTTCTGGGAAAGATCGGTGTGCTGCGTCGCCGACACTGTATCAATGCGTTGTTTAGTGAAGCCTTTGTGACGGGACCCAGCCGTTGGCACATCGATCCGAAGAAAAACATGGGGATGTTCATGGACGATGCCTCTCACGCAACCGATTTTATCCACTGGATGCTCGGGAAACCGACGCGTGTCATCGCCGAAATTGATAATATCTTGACGGATGTTGCACCTGATGACACAGGGTTGGCTGTCTATCGGTTTGCGGGGGGTGAGATGGCGATTCTGCTGAATACATCGGTTACACTCGCCGGTGAGAATACCACTGAAATCTATGGCGATGAAGGCGTGGTCATTCAGAACTACGGCGATGCCCCCTCATGCAATATCCCGCGCCCTGCAGATGCTGTCGCACTTAAGTTGTATACGCGTGATGAACCCTTGTGGAAGGATTTGGGTATCCCAATCCCGGCGGGTCACGGCGAACGGATTGGTGGTGTCCCGCGCCCCTTTATCGATTGCCTGAAAAACGGGACAGACCCCGATGTCACAGCGGAAGATGGACGGGTTGCGGTAGAGATGGTTTTAGGGGCATACCGATCCGCACAAGAGGGACGGCGCGTCACGTTTCCGTTGTAG